A region from the Lates calcarifer isolate ASB-BC8 linkage group LG2, TLL_Latcal_v3, whole genome shotgun sequence genome encodes:
- the LOC108877030 gene encoding proline-serine-threonine phosphatase-interacting protein 1 has protein sequence MAPLMFKDAFWGSDFTCHTGYDIVIQRLRDGRQVCKDMEELLKMRALAEEKYGKELVIIARKAGGHTEIGTLRASFDQLKTQIETIGNFHIQLSDILKEEVKKIETFRERQKEQRKKFESIMEKVQKKKVSLFKKTMESKKNYELRCKEADEAEQGAEKATIASKNSDKVRHRAKHCRQTANEAEKLYFTNVVQLESVRQDWEETHRSTCEIFQQLEGDRINFLRCALWDHCNHFSTQCVKNDESYEEVRKLLEQCDIAQDNNSFIQMKGTGSNPPEPVVFECYYQSEMSGDSNGRALFAEGGKDMMKRCSDYLLGSSTNISIDNPQNSQSALPSVGEFEISDGGYAPLPGLQQEASLATHPADEDRYLVLYSYTAREEDELSVTRGDVVRVLDRGDDGWWTVEGNGATGLVPGNYLGKV, from the exons GGGTCTGATTTTACCTGTCACACCGGGTATGACATTGTGATCCAGAGATTACGAGATGGAAGGCAAGTGTGCAAAGATATGGAGGAGCTTTTAAAGATGAG GGCACTGGCAGAAGAGAAGTATGGGAAGGAACTGGTGATTATTGCTCGAAAAGctggaggacacacagagaTCGG CACCTTGAGAGCATCCTTTGACCAATTAAAAACAC AAATCGAGACTATTGGGAACTTTCACATCCAACTATCTGATATATtgaaagaggaggtgaaaaaGATTGAGACATTCAGAGAACGGcagaaagagcagaggaagaag TTTGAAAGCATCATGGAAAAGGttcaaaagaaaaaggtttCTTTGTTCAAGAAGACCATGGAG tctaaGAAGAACTATGAGCTGAGATGCAAGGAGGCAGATGAGGCAGAGCAGGGGGCTGAGAAGGCTACCATAGCATCTAAAAACTCAGACAAG GTACGTCACAGGGCCAAGCATTGCAGACAGACAGCCAATGAAGCAG AAAAGCTGTACTTCACCAACGTTGTTCAGCTAGAAAGTGTTCGCCAGGActgggaagaaacacacagaagcacGTGTGAG aTCTTCCAACAACTGGAGGGAGATCGCATCAACTTTCTTAGGTGTGCTCTCTGGGATCACTGCAATCATTTCTCCACACAGTGTGTCAAAAATGATGAG TCTTATGAGGAGGTGAGGAAGCTTCTGGAGCAGTGTGACATTGCGCAAGATAACAACAGTTTCATACAGATGAAAGGCACAGGATCGAATCCACCAG AGCCTGTAGTGTTTGAATGCTATTACCAGTCAGAGATGTCTGGGGACAGCAATGGCCGAGCTCTTTTCGCAGAAGGAGGCAAAGACATGATGAAGAG GTGCTCTGACTACCTTCTCGGAAGCTCTACAAACATCAGTATTGACAATCCTCAAAACTCTCAGTCAGCTCTGCCATCTGTTGGCGAGT TTGAGATTTCAGATGGAGGATATGCACCCCTACCAGGCCTCCAGCAGGAGGCATCATTGGCCACACATCCAGCTGATGAAGACAGATACCTGGTGCTTTATTCGTACACTGCACGG GAAGAGGATGAACTGTCTGTGACCAGAGGGGATGTGGTCCGAGTGTTGGATCGAGGAGACGATGGCTGGTGGACAGTGGAGGGGAACGGGGCAACCGGACTGGTGCCGGGAAACTATCTGGGCAAAGTCTGA
- the LOC108877032 gene encoding tetraspanin-3, which yields MGQCGITSSKTVLVFLNLIFWAAAGILCYIGAYVFITYDDYDHFFEDVYTLIPAVIIIAVGTLLFIIGLIGCCATIRESSCGLATFAAILLLVFVTECVVVVLGYIYRAKVEDEVNHSIQKVYNEYNGTNTDAPSRAIDYVQRQLHCCGIHNYSDWRNTHWFKESKNNSVPVSCCQPSISNCTGTLTRPGDLYQEGCEALVVKKLKEIMMYVIWAALTFASIQMLGMLCACVVLCRRSHDPAYELLVTTNSYA from the exons ATGGGGCAGTGCGGGATTACGTCGTCCAAAACCGTCTTGGTTTTTCTCAATCTCATATTTTGG GCTGCAGCTGGAATTTTATGCTACATTGGAGCCTATGTGTTCATTACATACGACGACTATGACCACTTCTTCGAAGATGTGTACACTTTGATTCCCGCTGTCATAATAATAGCCGTCGGGACCCTTCTCTTCATCATCGGCTTGATTGGCTGTTGTGCAACAATACGCGAAAGCTCTTGTGGTCTGGCAACT TTTGCTGCCATTCTCCTGCTGGTATTTGTTACggagtgtgtggtggtggtgctgggcTACATTTACAGGGCAAAG GTAGAAGATGAGGTGAATCACTCCATCCAGAAGGTTTACAACGAGTACAATGGCACCAACACTGATGCTCCCAGCCGCGCTATCGACTATGTGCAGAGGCAG CTTCACTGCTGCGGCATTCACAATTACTCTGACTGGAGGAACACTCACTGGTTTAAAGAATCCAAGAACAACAGTGTCCCAGTAAGCTGCTGTCAGCCCAGCATCAGCAACTGCACTGGCACTCTCACTCGACCAGGTGATCTCTACCAAGAG GGTTGTGAAGCTCTTGTTGTGAAGAAATTAAAGGAGATCATGATGTACGTCATATGGGCTGCATTAACTTTTGCATCTATACAG ATGCTGGGAAtgctctgtgcctgtgtggtgCTGTGCAGGAGGAGTCATGACCCGGCGTATGAGCTGCTGGTCACAACCAACAGCTACGCATGA